The window ACGGTATGACCGGCGGACAGTGTTCACCGGCAACGCCTTTCGGCGATACCTCCATGACCACGCCGCACGGCTCTCTGGAGCAGCCTTTTGATACGGTTGACCTAGTGACTGCGGCAGGGGCCAACTATGTTGCGCGCGGCACCTCGTTCCACGCCAATATGCTGGATACCCTGATCAAGGATGCCATCATGCACCCCGGGTTCTCCGTGGTGGAGGCCCTTTCTCCCTGTCCCACCCAGTATGGGCGCAAGAACAAGTTCAAGGGCGCAGTGAGCATGTATGAGTGGCTCAAGAAGAACACGGTGAAGGTTGAAAACCGCAAGGAAGGGGACACCCGCATTCCCATCGGCGTGTTTCGCGATGTGGACCAGCCCGGCCTTGAGGATCGCTATGCCGCTCTGAAGGCCCAGATTGCGAAGAAAGACCTTCCGGCTCCCAAGGAAGCACCGGTTCCTGCCGGAGAGTGTGCTCCTTTGGAAGTCCCCGTAGAAAAGGCTGAGACAAAGGAGCAGGCATAATGAAGAAGCTCCAGCATATTGAACGGTTTGAAATGCGCCTTTCCGGCACCGGTGGTCAGGGGCTTATCACCCTTGGCAGAATGCTCGGCTATGCCCTTGCCATCGGGCACGGGTACTACGCCACCCAGACGCAGAGCTATGGTCCTGAAGCGCGGGGCGGCTCCAGCCGTGCAGACGTGGTGGTGAGTAGCAAGCCCATCAGCTATCCCAAGACCGAGAACCTGGACCTGCTTGTGGCGCTGTCGCAGCAGGCATGTAACTCCTATTACCATTACATGAAGCGTTCCGGTATTCTGCTTGTGGATTCGCAACTGGTGCAGCAGCCACCCACGAACGTCTATCTCGGGCTTCCGTTCACGGAAATGGCGACCAAGAAGATCGGCAATCCCATGACGCTGAACACCATTGTACTTGGGGCTGTTACGCACCTTCTGCCTTTTGCTGATGTAAAGGCAATGCGCACCGCGTTGCTTGAGAACCTGCCCAAGAAGATTCATGAGGTGAACCTCAAGGCCTTCAACCTCGGACTGAAGCAGGCCAAGCAGAAGTTCGGCGATGCTCCTAATCTGTGGCAGAGCGCCGAGGCCGGTGCAGAAGCTGAAGCGGATTTCTCCGACTAGAGGCTCAGTATACAGATAGCGTGACAAGGCGGGAGCGTTCTGGCTCCCGCCTTTTTCTTTGGGAAAAATGAGTGGATTTCACGACTTGCCATGCAGGGAAGGGCGTAGTACCTGTGACCGGACGCCGTAATCGAGCTGGGGAACGTTGGCTTTGTCGGGTTTGGAATGTCCGGGGGGCGAGGCCGGTAACCCGAATAGGCATTCTATCATGTCGCAAAGCCTTGCGTTTTACTATTTCTGGATTGACGGCATGACACAATACACGCACGAGGGATGTTATGAGTACGACTGTTGACGAACTTACCGTTGATTATGAGGAAGACGGCCACCTTGTCGTCAAGGAACTGGATAAGGCTATTCTTTCCAAGGGGGCATGGGCAACGGTCATGTTCCGCTACAAGCAGTGGGACAACAAGCTTGAGGATTACGGTCCGGACAAGTACATCATTCGTCGTTACCAGAAGGTTTCAGGCGAGTACCGTGCCAAGTCCAAGTTCAATATTTCCAGTGCCGATCAGGCCAGGAAGATTGTGGATACCCTGCAGCAGTGGCTTGCAGAAGTAGAATAGCCTTGGCTTCGCAAGAAAAAGGAAAGCCCCCGTCAGGGGGCTTTTTCATTGCATTGGGGGGGGTCAGATATTCATGTTGGTGAACAGGCCAAGCAGATAGTCTGGGAGCTGTGTTTGTGCTTCTGCAGTCATCACCTTGGTGGGATACTGCTCCGTGATTCGCAGGGACATGAAGTACTGCATGAGAATATCGTCCGTCACCGTGATGCGTCGTCCGGTACGAATCTGCTGGGCGAATGCCTCCTGCAGCATGCGCCGCCCTTCAAATTTGATAAGGTCTGATCGGATGATAGCCATGTCTTGCTCCTCATCAGTATAGTCTTACTGTAAGACGTTGGAGGAGAAAAGGAAACCCGCAAGGGTAAATATTATTTCCGGACGGAGCGGGCGGATATGGCTATGCAGAACAGGTTGTATCGATCATCGTAGGACGGTTCGATATTGTAGTTGTACACGGGGTTCAGGTCCAGAACAACGCGCAGCTTTTTGCTTTCGGCATTATATCCGGTTCTGACCTGTTTGATCATTGCTCCCTTGATATCATACGACTTCTGCCCTTTCCATTCCTTTACCTCGATGACATCAAAGAACAGACGTGGTTTTTTCTCGTCATCAATGGTTTCAAGGTCCGGAATGCGCGGGTCGCTGAAATCCAGGCAGAAAAGCTCTGCATCTCCGTCTTTGGTTACCCCCATGTTCTTGATGACCGCGGGAGCGAGTTTGCCTTCCTTTTTTGTCTTATCGGCATGGGCGGGCAAAACCATCAGGGTGCATATCATGACAAGGGCTGCAATAAACTTGTTACACATTCTCCGTGCACTCTCCATCTGTTGTGTTGCATGCACTATGAAGCAAAATGCCGGAAAATGCAAAGATGTATGGCAGATGAGCAAGCATGTCCGCAGTCATTCCCCTTGCTGCGTGGTTGCAGGTCCCGCTGTTGGCTAGGCTTCCTTAACCTTCGGTGACATGAGCATGGATACGGCGCATGCGCCGGGCCCGCTATGGCAGCCGAGAACCGGAGATGCCTGCATGATGTAGAGCGGGGCAACGCCGAGTTCTTTTTCCATGCGTTTGGCGTAGCGTTCCGCCACCTTGGGCACGTTGACGTGGGTGATGGCAAACTGCAGGTCACAGTCACCCTTGGCCTGCATGTCGCGGGCAAGCATGGCGAAGAGTTTGTCTTCACTGCGCTGTGTGCCAAGCGCTTTGGCCACCACATTAACCTTGCCCTGTTCACGGGAATTGAATTCAAGCACGGGCTTGATGCGCAGCAGGCGGGCAAGCATGCCTTGGCTGCGAGTCATGCGGCCGCCACGGACGGCGAAATCCAGCGTGTCCATGGAAACGAACACCCGCACGTTCTGGCTCTCTTCTTCCGCAATGCGGACGATGTCTGCGGCGGTCATGCCTTCTCTGGCCCGTTGGGCTGCCCTGAGCACGACAAGGCCCAGGCCGCCTGTCAGGGTATTGGTATCCAGCATGGTCAGATTGTCGTTCCAGACCATCGAGCCCACAGCCTTGGAAGACTGCATGGTGCCGCTGTAGCGGGCCATGACGTGCAGCGCCGCCACTTCCTGATAATGATCCTGCATTTCCTCGTAAAGGCGCTTGAAGTCGCCGGGGGCGGGCTGCGAGGTGCGGGCCGAAGTGGAAGAGGCCAGTCGGGAGTTGAAATCTTCCGTGGAGATGGTGATCTTGTCTACGAACTCTTCATCGTTGAGGAAAAGACGCAACGGGGCCACCCGAATACCGTATTCATTCAGAAGCTGTTCGGGCAGGTCGCAGGTGGAGTCAGTGATGATGCCGGTCTGCTGCTGTACGTCTGCCAGCAGTCTTCTGTGCTGTTCCAGCATGTTTTCCGCCTTCTGCGCGGAAACTGTGCCGAACGTGGCGGCTATGGCAAACGCGGTCTCCGGTTCGTTGGTATGAACGTGCACGCGGACTTTTTCGGGCGTGCCGGCAACGATGAGGCTGTCGCCAAGGGGGGAAAGTTGCTTGCGCAGGGCATTTGCGTCTATGGCTTGGCCTGTTACGAGACACTCGGTGCAGTAGAGGAACTCCAGCGAATCAACGCTGACCCGATCCTGTACCGGAGAATAGGAGTTCACCACAACGTAGTCTTCGGCATTGTCCCGCAATGAGCCACGTTCGGTGAATTCTACTATGCCTTCAAGCAGGTAGACGAAACCCAGTCCGCCGGCATCCACGACGTCGGCTTTTTTCAGCGAGGCCAGCTTGTCCGTGGTGGAGCGTACGGAGAGCTTGGCTTGCTCAAGCGAATCGTGCAGCAGTTCGTGGAAGTTCTGGTAGTTGTGGCAGTTGGCTTTCAGATGATCTGCCCAGTCGTTGATAACCGTGAGAATGGTGCCTTCGCGCGGGTCAGAGATGGACTCCATGGCGCGGCGTGCCGCAGTTGAGGCGGCGTTGGAAAAATCTGACGGCGTGATGCGCTTGAGACCCTTTACCCCTTCTGAAAAACCGCAAAGGAACTGGGCAAGAATGACGCCGGAATTTCCCCGTGCGCTCATTAGGGCCGATTCGGCAATGACGTTGCTCATCTTGCCGATGGAGCGTTCAATGCTCTTGGTGGAAGTGGTGACGATATTGCGCATGGTGCCGGCCATGTTGCTGCCGGTGTCACCGTCTGGAACAGGGAACACGTTTATGTCATTGAGGTGTCCGTGTTTTTCTACCAGCCGCTTGGTTGCCGCCTGTATCACACGCATGAAGCGCGTTCCGTCAAGGTATTGGATTTTATTGGGGGTATTCTTCAAGTGTGGCGTCCTTGTCTGGGGCTTGGAATGCGTGCGATGCGGGTGCAAAGCGGCTTTGCCGCGCTTGCGCGGCAGAGAACATATAAAGAAGAAGACGCCGTAGTGCAAGGCGCTGTTTTGTGGAGTGGGAGTGCGGTTTGTGGAGTGATTAGTGGTGAAGCGTGGAGCTTACCCTTGCAAGGGTGATGTAGAGCATGAATGCTGAAAGAGCTGCACCGGCATAATACACGGCACTCAGGTCTCCGATCCAGAATACGAGCGTGAAGAACATGGGCGAGATGGTTTGGGCCAGCCGGAGTACGGTGCCATTTACTGCCATGACGGCAGCCCGTTGTTCAATGGGGGCGAGGCTGGTGAGCAGGGTGGTCAGGTTGGGGAAGTTGAACCCTTGCGCGAGGCCGAAGGTGCAGATGGGGATGAACATCCACCAGTAGTGAGGGGTGAGGGGGATGAGGATCATGGAGATGATGTACAGAACATGCCCAACGCACAGCATGGTGCGTTCGCTGAACCAGCGTGAAAGCTTGCCGATGAGGGCAGAGGCAAGGGCCGTAGCCAGTGAAGAGGCGCCGAAAAGTCCGCCGATGGCTGAAGGGGGAACATCAAAGGATGTATCCGCAAGTACGGGGAAAAAGGTGACTATAGGGCCGTACAGGATGAAGAATGTAAGCAGGGTGACAGCAAAGAGGGCAACAGCCTGTTTGCTCTGAACAATCTCTTTTGCTGATTTGAAGTAGCTCTTGAGATCCTGTTTTGATTCAGGTTCAGGCAGGTTCAGATGTTTGAGAACGGCATAGCACAACGGCAGGGCAACCAGTGGGAGGAAGAAGGGCCAGTGCCAGCCAAGCTCGCCGAGCAGTCCCCCAAGGGCGGGGAATATGGCGGTGCCCATGCCGAGCACGCCCGCATTGAGTCCCATGATGCGGGTGCGTTCCTTGCCTTTGTACAGGTCCCCGATGATGGTGGTGTAGAGCACGCCCAGAGGTGCTGCGCCGATGCCCTGAATGAAGCGGAGTATGAGCAGGTCAGACAGGGTTTGTGCCAGCCCGCATGCTGCACCTGCAAGGCCGAAAATGATAAGGCTGGGGATGAGTACTTTCTTTCTGCCGTAGCGGTCTGCCAGAATGCCCGCTACCGGAGCGAGAAAAATGCCCGGAAGAGTGAAGCCTGTCAGCACAAGGCCTATGGTTTCCACAGGGGCTTGAAGCTCCCGCGCCAGAAGCGGCAGCACCGGCATGATGCTGGATACCCCCATGACGACCATGAGTGTCAGGCCGAAGATGATGGGGAGGTTTGAATTTTGGGGCGTGGATGACAATGCGGGCTCGCTGGCAAATAATTTAAAGCACTTCCGGTCTACTAGTTCCGTGCGCCGTGAACGTCAAGCCGCCTGGAGACCAATTCGTGCGTCATGATACGGTTGCCATTGTGGTGGCTACAGGCTATGTTCAAGAGTATTGCTGCTGACAACAAGTCGAAATGAAACGTTTCTTTCACTATAGAGCTCTACCGCGTCCGGAGATATTATGACTGATGAAAAGAGAATTCGGTGTCCATATTGCCAGAAGGTGTTCAAGCTGAAAGTGAAGCCCATGCGGGATGATCAGAAGACCGTAAACCTACAGTGTCCTTACTGTAAGGAGAGTCTGGCGTTGACCAGAGAGATGATTTATTCGTCGCAGTCCTGATTGCCGGCCTGACCGGAGTTGAACGTGTCCAGATTAGCCTCTTCGTAACCGGAGAGGCTTTTTTATTACAGGGGCACGCCTGAACGGTTGGAGTAGAGGGCGCTCAGTTTTTCAATGTCGTTTATGAGTTCGCTCCAGTTTTCCTGCTCAAGGTGCAGCTCCATTGCCGTTGAGATGGGGGAGGATTCTGCCGCGATGGCTGATGGCAGGCTCCGCAGCATGGCAGGAAGCATGCGTTTTACAGATGCCTGTTTTTTCAGGGTTGAGGCTCGCCGCAACAACTCGAGCCGACCAGCAAGCGGGTTGAACTGCTGAGTGCTGTTTTGTTTCTGCGTGTCAGATTTCGAGATGGCGCATGCCATGACAGATGAAAGGGAGCTGTTGCTCTGCGCGTTACGAATGGTTGTTTCAAGCTTCGTGGCTGTAACGGGTTTCGTGATCATCCCCTGAATTCCGGCCTCGCGACATGGTTTTTCCACTTGTTCTCTGGGGTGCAGGGAGATTGCGATGATGGGGGGAGGCGGGATTGCCCTTCCTGCCAATTCGCTTCTGATTCTTCTGGCTACCATGAAGCCGTTTGTTACTTGCATCTCCAGATCAAGGAAGATGATTTCCGGCCGGAGGGTTCGGGCGCTGGCGATGGCGTCCTCGACTATGGAAAAAGTCAGGCACTCCATGGAAAGCTGGTTCAGCAGCAGGCCCATCAAGCGTGCATCGTTTGGATCAGGGCATAGGGCGATGGCTCTGCGGGTTGCCTGTTCGTAGTTGTGTTGAGCGTCATTCTCAGGCGTGGAAGGTTGTAGTTGATCATGGTGAATGCGATGATCTCTGCTGCCGTCAAAGGTGATGGTGTCGATACGTCCGGTGCCTGTCCCGTGCTTATTATCGCGTGTCTGGTTGTCGTTTCCGGGTAAGCTTCGGGGGAGGCGGTGTGTATGAAATGGGATGATGAATGAAGTTATGCCGCACGATGGAGAAGCCAGGGAGACTATGTTGCCCTGGAAGAGGTTAATCAGAGAGGAGAAAAATTGGCGTTGCACACCTGAATAGTCCAGGTCCGCAGAGTCGGTCGGCGGCAGGGCCAGGCGTTTATCGTTACCGGAGTCCGTAAACGAGAAGAGCAGGTGTAGGGTGGCATCCTCTGTTCCGAGTGCCTGATTAAGAATGTCTGACTCCGTCGGGGGGGCGGCGGAAGTGACTGATAAATGGATTGCCGTGCTTGCGTTGTGCTGCAGGTGGACTTTGGCTGCCATTTGCAGCAGTTGTCTTAAGCGGTTCTGGTCTGTGGTTACAATTACAGGGAGTTCCGGAGCTATCTCGTGCGTGATGGTGGAGCTGTTCTCCTGTTCGTGCGCAAGAGCTTCCGAGGCGATCTGAATGGCCTTGCGGATATCGTAAAGTCCCTCATGCAGGTACATCCTGCCCGATTCGGCTCGCGCAAAGTCAAGAAGACAGCTGGAGAAGTGCTGTATCTTGTGGCAGGCATGTTTGATTTTTAGAGCGATATTCTGTCTTGAGGTTTCGGGTTCTGCGCTTGCAATACTTTTGCATGCCAAGATT is drawn from Desulfovibrio mangrovi and contains these coding sequences:
- a CDS encoding MFS transporter → MSSTPQNSNLPIIFGLTLMVVMGVSSIMPVLPLLARELQAPVETIGLVLTGFTLPGIFLAPVAGILADRYGRKKVLIPSLIIFGLAGAACGLAQTLSDLLILRFIQGIGAAPLGVLYTTIIGDLYKGKERTRIMGLNAGVLGMGTAIFPALGGLLGELGWHWPFFLPLVALPLCYAVLKHLNLPEPESKQDLKSYFKSAKEIVQSKQAVALFAVTLLTFFILYGPIVTFFPVLADTSFDVPPSAIGGLFGASSLATALASALIGKLSRWFSERTMLCVGHVLYIISMILIPLTPHYWWMFIPICTFGLAQGFNFPNLTTLLTSLAPIEQRAAVMAVNGTVLRLAQTISPMFFTLVFWIGDLSAVYYAGAALSAFMLYITLARVSSTLHH
- a CDS encoding AMIN domain-containing protein gives rise to the protein MCNKFIAALVMICTLMVLPAHADKTKKEGKLAPAVIKNMGVTKDGDAELFCLDFSDPRIPDLETIDDEKKPRLFFDVIEVKEWKGQKSYDIKGAMIKQVRTGYNAESKKLRVVLDLNPVYNYNIEPSYDDRYNLFCIAISARSVRK
- a CDS encoding 2-oxoacid:ferredoxin oxidoreductase subunit beta, with product MAEVTQLIHDYLRHNKKFPHVFCPGCGHGIVLGSLIRSVHALQLPKDDVVIVAGIGCSGRMAVYVDFNTVHTTHGRALTFATGIKMANPKLKVICVMGDGDALSIGGNHLIHAARRNVGVTALILNNYIYGMTGGQCSPATPFGDTSMTTPHGSLEQPFDTVDLVTAAGANYVARGTSFHANMLDTLIKDAIMHPGFSVVEALSPCPTQYGRKNKFKGAVSMYEWLKKNTVKVENRKEGDTRIPIGVFRDVDQPGLEDRYAALKAQIAKKDLPAPKEAPVPAGECAPLEVPVEKAETKEQA
- a CDS encoding 2-oxoacid:acceptor oxidoreductase family protein, whose product is MKKLQHIERFEMRLSGTGGQGLITLGRMLGYALAIGHGYYATQTQSYGPEARGGSSRADVVVSSKPISYPKTENLDLLVALSQQACNSYYHYMKRSGILLVDSQLVQQPPTNVYLGLPFTEMATKKIGNPMTLNTIVLGAVTHLLPFADVKAMRTALLENLPKKIHEVNLKAFNLGLKQAKQKFGDAPNLWQSAEAGAEAEADFSD
- a CDS encoding DAK2 domain-containing protein; amino-acid sequence: MRVIQAATKRLVEKHGHLNDINVFPVPDGDTGSNMAGTMRNIVTTSTKSIERSIGKMSNVIAESALMSARGNSGVILAQFLCGFSEGVKGLKRITPSDFSNAASTAARRAMESISDPREGTILTVINDWADHLKANCHNYQNFHELLHDSLEQAKLSVRSTTDKLASLKKADVVDAGGLGFVYLLEGIVEFTERGSLRDNAEDYVVVNSYSPVQDRVSVDSLEFLYCTECLVTGQAIDANALRKQLSPLGDSLIVAGTPEKVRVHVHTNEPETAFAIAATFGTVSAQKAENMLEQHRRLLADVQQQTGIITDSTCDLPEQLLNEYGIRVAPLRLFLNDEEFVDKITISTEDFNSRLASSTSARTSQPAPGDFKRLYEEMQDHYQEVAALHVMARYSGTMQSSKAVGSMVWNDNLTMLDTNTLTGGLGLVVLRAAQRAREGMTAADIVRIAEEESQNVRVFVSMDTLDFAVRGGRMTRSQGMLARLLRIKPVLEFNSREQGKVNVVAKALGTQRSEDKLFAMLARDMQAKGDCDLQFAITHVNVPKVAERYAKRMEKELGVAPLYIMQASPVLGCHSGPGACAVSMLMSPKVKEA